The genomic region AACGTGCGCAAGGGCCAGTTCTTCTGGGATCTCATTTCCGCGGAAAACAGCGTGGGCTTCCACAACCCTGCCAAGGCTCTCGACACGCTCATGAGCTCCACGGAATACAGCCAGAAGGCCATCGACCTGTGCCTTGAGGCCACCAACGCCCATATCGCCGCAAACCTCGCGGGCGACATCAAGGACATCGTGCCGCCCATTCTGGAGCTCAGCCGCAAGCTCCAGCAGGACCCGGAATACATGAAGAGCCACAAGTGGCTTACCTACCTGCCCGTGCTTCCCGAAGCGGAACAGGTGTGGGAAGGCAACAGGCGGATTCGGTAACATCCTCCCCGGGCGGGACTCTCCCGCCCGGAATTCCTGCCCGGCAGCGTAAACGCGCCCCGCCGGGCCCGAAATCATCCTCCAGGGGCGCCGTCCCTCGCCCCATCCCCTCGAAGCAGGCGCTTTTTGCGGAAAGCGCCTGCTTTTTCGTCTGCTGATGCCGAACTTCCCGGCAAGGCGCAGGCTCAAACCTGTTTCACGCTGCCTTGACGCAGGGGGCATATTCACTTTCGGAGCGCGACATCCTGCTGCCATGGAGGGAGAGGCGCTTTTGCGGAACGCTCCCGCCGCCAGATCCGCCCGTTATCCCCCCCTCGTCACACTTCGCCCGGCCCTTCAGGCATACACTTTTCGTACAAACATTCCCTGTATCCGCAGCCTTTTCCCTTATGTCGACAAAAAAACTCTCCCGCATCCGAAGACCTCAGAATTTTTCTTTCACAAAAAAAACAATAACACTCTGATTATATTTACTGTTCAATCATTGAACATCTTCTGCATCCCTTGTTGCAGGCATGTCGCAGTTAAAGACTATTGACGCAAAAATACCATGAAGATACCTTATTTCCATAACCTGTGGAAGGAGAAGTGCCATGAAAGACAAGCCATGGGAACAACGCAGAAGCCCCAATATCCGTCGTGAACACGAATCCCGTTCTGAATGGGAACGGGATTTTGCGCGCATCATTCACAGCCCTTCCTTCCGCCGCCTTCAGGGAAAAACGCAGGTGCTCGGCATGGGCGACAGCGACTTTTACCGCACAAGGCTGACCCATTCCATGGAAGTGGCGCAGGTAAGCGCGGCGCTCGTCTCCAACCTCAAAAAAAGAATCCGCGAAAAAGACAGATTCCCCCTTTGCGAAGTCACGAATATTCCGTCTCTTATCGTGTATGTTCTCCTGCCGGATGCCCATCTGAGCAGCGCCATAGGCCTGGCGCACGATCTGGGGCACCCCCCTTACGGCCACGGGGGAGAAGTGGCCCTGAACTACTGCATGAGAAAGCACGGCGGCTTTGAAGGAAACGGGCAGACGCTGCGCATCCTTTCCCGCCTGGAAAAATACGTCGAGGGCTACGGCCTCAACCCCACGCGCAGGCTGCTGCTCGGCGTTCTGAAATATCCTGTTGCCTATAGTAAGGTTTTGAAATTCAAGAATACACGTTATCCGAAACCACACTCTTCCCTGCCGTGGCTCATTAAAAGAAAGGATTATATACCGCCGAAGTGTTATCTTGACACGGAATCGAAGGTGGTTTCCTGGGTTCTCAAGCCCATCCCGAAAGAGGAAAGACAACTGTTCTGCACCCCGTACATGAAGGGCAACAAGATACACTACCACATGTCCCTCGACGCCTCCCTTATGGAGATAGCCGACGACATCTGCTACAGCGTGCACGACCTTGAAGATGCCATTGCCC from Mailhella massiliensis harbors:
- a CDS encoding anti-phage deoxyguanosine triphosphatase, which encodes MKDKPWEQRRSPNIRREHESRSEWERDFARIIHSPSFRRLQGKTQVLGMGDSDFYRTRLTHSMEVAQVSAALVSNLKKRIREKDRFPLCEVTNIPSLIVYVLLPDAHLSSAIGLAHDLGHPPYGHGGEVALNYCMRKHGGFEGNGQTLRILSRLEKYVEGYGLNPTRRLLLGVLKYPVAYSKVLKFKNTRYPKPHSSLPWLIKRKDYIPPKCYLDTESKVVSWVLKPIPKEERQLFCTPYMKGNKIHYHMSLDASLMEIADDICYSVHDLEDAIALGLVTQEKFERIMEENGCTREFLHELDRELREIFQRDDLEAMEDTLHGLFNADTCVRKEKIGRLIHLFISACRLKEKKDFTSPLLRLNAELPEPFATLQKALGKVVMDLVITSPGVQQLEFKGQRIVIELFEALSTDPERFLPESTKNTYLDADGEEAKMRVICDYVAGMTDEYAAKVYERIFCPHRGSVFDRL